Proteins encoded together in one Planctopirus ephydatiae window:
- a CDS encoding aspartate aminotransferase family protein — MRNAAVELILVNREINAMVPASMEKTDQTLRPVDSEASSTAWFHPLEVFAGEDESNKWRQELSELEPPAHRTYTPTQAVLARSSGIYHWTTEGRRLYDFTSGVLVSNLGHNPLRWMRRFARYSQWQPNLLFGDIEGDEITRAEEFGMGLPMTAYNSVTSIEVLACERLVKSLQQTPLGRRLETIAWAASGSEAVHKALWVCLNRDPSRPMILATRYGYHGKKGLSNAVTGSESDRERDPRVRFIGFPREEIRDQSAAVSIDLSVYRKELESIWAEYGSKIGCLITEPYLGGGGSYHPPREYHQLLQQFCREHDILLIFDEVQANFGRTGSMYAFEKYGVEPDFVVLGKGLGNGVPVAAVAGSSKWMKMLPYGELSDTWSANPLSCAAVVATLDEFESRDLMSHVRQMEPRMLAGLNRLKETGLISYVRGEGMVYGIECAPFAGLAPAEVAAAIVSGCYQGQGLQSDGTWGDGIHLLGPLAKCVLRVSPPLVITSEQVKTSMELLYDLLKAVRQRFS, encoded by the coding sequence GTGAGAAATGCAGCAGTTGAGCTGATCCTCGTCAACCGGGAGATTAACGCCATGGTACCAGCTTCGATGGAGAAAACGGATCAGACTCTGCGGCCTGTTGACTCAGAGGCTTCTTCAACAGCATGGTTTCATCCGCTGGAGGTTTTCGCTGGCGAAGATGAGTCGAACAAGTGGCGGCAGGAACTCTCGGAACTGGAGCCACCTGCTCATCGAACCTATACGCCGACTCAAGCGGTCCTGGCGAGATCTTCCGGAATCTACCATTGGACGACCGAAGGCCGCCGGTTGTACGACTTCACATCCGGAGTTCTGGTTTCGAATCTGGGTCATAATCCATTGCGTTGGATGAGGCGGTTTGCCAGGTATTCCCAGTGGCAACCGAACCTGCTCTTTGGTGACATTGAGGGTGACGAAATCACCCGTGCCGAAGAGTTTGGCATGGGTTTACCCATGACGGCTTACAACAGTGTGACTTCGATTGAAGTGCTGGCCTGTGAACGTCTGGTGAAAAGTCTGCAACAGACACCGCTCGGCAGACGACTGGAGACAATTGCCTGGGCAGCCTCTGGTTCAGAAGCCGTCCATAAAGCCCTGTGGGTGTGCCTGAATCGCGATCCATCGAGGCCCATGATTCTTGCCACGCGCTATGGATATCACGGCAAGAAGGGTCTTTCCAATGCTGTGACTGGCTCTGAGAGTGATCGGGAACGAGATCCTCGGGTACGTTTTATTGGTTTTCCCCGCGAAGAAATTCGAGATCAGTCGGCAGCAGTTTCAATCGATTTGTCAGTTTATCGAAAGGAACTGGAGTCAATCTGGGCCGAATATGGTTCGAAAATCGGGTGTCTGATTACTGAGCCCTATCTGGGAGGTGGCGGGAGCTATCATCCTCCGCGCGAATACCATCAGTTGCTGCAGCAGTTCTGCAGGGAACACGACATCCTCCTCATCTTTGACGAGGTTCAAGCCAATTTTGGCCGCACTGGCTCGATGTACGCTTTTGAGAAGTACGGAGTCGAACCCGATTTTGTCGTGCTGGGTAAGGGGTTGGGAAATGGTGTTCCCGTGGCAGCTGTGGCGGGCTCTTCGAAATGGATGAAGATGCTCCCTTATGGCGAGTTGAGTGACACGTGGAGTGCGAATCCGCTTTCCTGTGCTGCGGTTGTCGCCACGCTGGATGAATTCGAGTCGCGGGATTTGATGAGCCATGTGCGGCAAATGGAACCACGGATGTTGGCCGGTCTGAATCGTTTGAAAGAGACCGGGTTGATTTCGTATGTCCGTGGTGAGGGAATGGTGTATGGGATCGAATGCGCCCCATTTGCAGGACTGGCTCCTGCAGAAGTCGCAGCAGCGATTGTCAGTGGCTGCTATCAAGGCCAGGGGCTTCAAAGTGATGGAACCTGGGGTGACGGGATACATCTGCTGGGCCCGCTTGCCAAGTGCGTGCTGCGTGTCAGTCCGCCACTGGTAATCACCAGCGAGCAGGTGAAAACTTCGATGGAACTGTTGTATGACCTGTTGAAAGCGGTTCGTCAAAGGTTTTCGTGA
- a CDS encoding UbiA family prenyltransferase, which translates to MKAWLQILRLPAVFTAMADIFAGFILSHRSLQPVNPFLLLLGSSSCLYLAGMVLNDYFDRDLDALERPERPIPSGRISAKTALLAGFFLLIAGTGLALLAGPTSAIVAGILAFFVVSYDALTKGSWLGPINMGLCRGLNLLLGASAGSAFVEIFAQPQLMAALAMGTYIAGVTLFARDEAHGVQGELSASTKISLIGGMLGVAAGLGLLCAMFASTPNAAGNPQTAWFVTLLIGFSAIRRMLIAIRTPSPQIIQSTVKLLLFSYVICSGVVVHWSTNNPWLSFGTVALLIPAMLLGRLIRLT; encoded by the coding sequence ATGAAGGCATGGCTGCAGATTCTCAGGCTCCCCGCAGTTTTTACGGCCATGGCCGATATCTTCGCAGGGTTTATCCTTTCCCACCGATCCCTGCAGCCTGTGAATCCGTTCTTGCTGCTTCTGGGGAGTTCGAGCTGCCTGTATCTCGCCGGCATGGTGCTGAACGACTATTTCGACCGTGATCTGGATGCCCTCGAAAGACCCGAGAGGCCGATTCCCTCCGGTCGAATTTCAGCCAAGACCGCCTTGCTGGCAGGTTTTTTTCTGTTGATTGCCGGCACAGGCCTTGCATTACTCGCGGGCCCTACATCGGCGATCGTGGCCGGAATTCTGGCATTCTTTGTGGTCTCTTACGATGCACTCACCAAAGGGAGTTGGCTGGGCCCCATCAATATGGGGCTTTGCCGCGGCTTGAATCTGCTGCTGGGTGCGAGTGCCGGCAGTGCTTTCGTTGAGATTTTTGCTCAGCCGCAACTGATGGCCGCACTGGCCATGGGCACTTACATTGCCGGAGTCACGTTGTTTGCGAGAGATGAAGCCCATGGAGTTCAAGGGGAACTCAGCGCTTCCACAAAAATCTCGCTGATCGGTGGTATGCTCGGAGTAGCCGCCGGTCTGGGATTGCTGTGTGCCATGTTTGCTTCGACTCCGAACGCTGCAGGAAATCCGCAGACAGCCTGGTTCGTGACCCTGCTCATCGGGTTTTCCGCGATTCGACGAATGCTGATTGCGATCCGAACTCCCTCACCACAGATCATCCAGTCCACCGTGAAACTGTTGCTGTTTTCTTATGTGATCTGCAGTGGAGTTGTTGTTCACTGGTCCACAAATAATCCATGGCTTTCTTTTGGAACTGTCGCCTTATTAATCCCCGCAATGCTCCTCGGACGGCTGATTCGTCTGACATAA
- a CDS encoding Fpg/Nei family DNA glycosylase produces the protein MPELPEVETMVRGVRSALERHRLVTLRILDTVYRPLTILPDERTVCERVAGKVIQRVWRLGKRVVLDFSDGSTLTIEPRMTGLMLLEDPPSAEHMRLEFRLVPADLYGSQTKGKGKSTSVWFWDRRGLGTVTWRPPGELEKLLSSHQIGPDALSLDALGWKAALGKTSRPLKVAMLDQKLVAGVGNLYASEILHRAGISPLSAASQLSSDQWERLASAAQQILELAIHYEGSTLSDGTYRNALNKSGGYQNEHLVYAKAGEVCSTCRSGVILRIVQAQRSTFYCEDCQTIAKKRPGKRKNS, from the coding sequence TTGCCGGAACTGCCGGAAGTGGAGACCATGGTTCGAGGCGTACGATCGGCACTCGAACGTCACAGGCTCGTCACTCTGAGAATTCTTGACACAGTTTACCGACCGCTCACGATCCTTCCTGACGAGCGAACGGTCTGTGAGCGTGTAGCCGGCAAGGTGATTCAGCGCGTCTGGCGATTGGGTAAACGGGTGGTGCTCGATTTTTCGGATGGATCGACACTGACAATTGAGCCGAGAATGACGGGTTTGATGTTGCTGGAAGACCCGCCCAGTGCTGAACACATGCGACTGGAGTTTCGCCTGGTACCAGCGGACTTATATGGTTCCCAGACCAAAGGAAAGGGAAAATCCACATCGGTCTGGTTCTGGGATCGTCGGGGATTGGGAACAGTGACCTGGAGACCGCCGGGGGAGTTGGAGAAGCTTTTATCAAGCCACCAAATCGGGCCAGATGCGTTGTCGCTGGATGCTTTGGGATGGAAAGCGGCACTCGGGAAAACGTCGCGTCCTCTCAAAGTGGCCATGCTGGATCAGAAACTGGTGGCAGGAGTGGGGAATCTCTACGCCAGCGAAATTCTGCATCGGGCTGGGATCTCTCCCTTATCTGCTGCCAGTCAACTCTCTTCAGATCAATGGGAACGACTGGCAAGCGCTGCCCAGCAGATCCTCGAACTGGCCATTCACTATGAAGGTTCGACACTTTCTGATGGAACCTATCGCAATGCGCTCAATAAATCGGGGGGATATCAGAATGAACACCTCGTTTATGCCAAGGCCGGTGAGGTTTGTTCAACTTGCCGATCGGGTGTGATCTTGAGGATTGTGCAGGCCCAGCGATCTACGTTTTATTGCGAAGATTGTCAGACAATTGCGAAGAAGCGGCCTGGCAAACGGAAAAACTCCTGA
- a CDS encoding efflux RND transporter periplasmic adaptor subunit: protein MSGTAKHFLAVSTCALLLMTGCQKENAYQEPPPPKVKVALPVVQPVTQYYEFTGTTSSVDTVELKARVTGYLHKVHFKDGARVKAGDLLFTIEQDPFRITLEQAKANLRKAEAAYALSVADLARVETLVKKNVATSADLDTTVAERDSNLAQIEAEKAAVQRAELDMKYTEIRSPIDGRVGRRMIDEGNIVLAQETLLTTVEAYDPVYVYFNVSERELLEFRANLVKNAQDPEHRTPVPLQMGLLTDVGYPYSGFSDYTDPGVDASTGTLLVRGTFPNPDGGILPGLFVRIRAPQKVLPKALLIPDLALGTNQEGKYLLVVDADNKVQQKTVTTGSKIGEFRVILTGITAADRVVISGLQRAQPDSLVVPVVEKLSAPSASDVDPSAESTPAKAGTSQEGQPAQKTSETSAEPANASSQADARK from the coding sequence TTGTCAGGTACTGCAAAGCATTTTCTGGCGGTCAGCACTTGTGCTCTGTTGCTGATGACTGGCTGCCAGAAGGAGAATGCCTATCAGGAGCCGCCTCCTCCCAAGGTCAAAGTGGCGCTGCCTGTCGTGCAACCAGTCACGCAGTACTATGAGTTCACCGGGACGACGTCTTCTGTCGATACGGTCGAGTTGAAAGCCCGTGTCACAGGTTACCTTCATAAAGTCCACTTCAAAGATGGTGCCCGGGTCAAAGCGGGTGATTTGCTGTTCACCATCGAACAGGATCCCTTCCGCATTACCCTTGAACAGGCCAAAGCAAATTTGAGAAAGGCCGAAGCGGCTTATGCACTTTCTGTAGCCGATCTGGCTCGAGTGGAAACGCTGGTCAAAAAGAATGTCGCCACCAGTGCAGACCTGGATACCACTGTGGCTGAACGCGATAGCAACCTGGCACAGATCGAGGCGGAGAAGGCCGCTGTCCAGCGGGCCGAACTGGATATGAAATACACCGAGATCCGCTCTCCGATTGATGGCAGAGTTGGCCGGAGAATGATCGATGAGGGCAATATTGTTCTCGCACAGGAAACGCTTTTGACAACTGTTGAGGCCTACGATCCTGTGTATGTCTATTTCAATGTCAGTGAGCGAGAACTTCTGGAGTTCCGCGCGAATCTGGTCAAGAATGCGCAGGATCCAGAGCATCGTACTCCGGTGCCACTGCAGATGGGGCTGTTAACGGATGTCGGTTATCCTTATTCAGGATTTTCGGATTACACCGATCCAGGTGTGGATGCGAGCACAGGGACTTTACTTGTCAGAGGGACTTTCCCGAACCCGGATGGAGGTATACTTCCGGGACTGTTTGTTCGCATTCGAGCCCCACAAAAAGTGCTGCCTAAGGCGCTACTGATACCTGACCTTGCCTTAGGAACAAACCAGGAAGGGAAGTACCTGCTGGTGGTCGATGCCGATAATAAAGTTCAGCAGAAAACGGTGACGACTGGCTCAAAAATTGGAGAGTTTCGCGTGATTCTCACAGGAATCACTGCTGCTGATCGAGTCGTGATTTCGGGCTTACAGCGTGCACAACCAGACAGTCTGGTTGTGCCTGTGGTCGAGAAGCTTTCGGCTCCTTCAGCCAGTGATGTTGATCCATCAGCGGAGAGCACTCCGGCGAAGGCTGGCACTTCTCAGGAAGGTCAACCGGCACAGAAGACTTCGGAGACTTCTGCCGAGCCAGCCAACGCTTCTTCACAGGCAGATGCCAGGAAATAG
- a CDS encoding alpha/beta fold hydrolase, giving the protein MPAPFADSQFATISGHRMHYRDAGAGRPVIMLHGNPNWSYYFRNLIDSLKATHRCLVPDHIGCGLSDKPADRDYPYRLERRISDITEWIDGLQLTEPVTLIVHDWGGMIGCGWAVEHVEQVERLVILNTGAFPLPKQKPVPWQLRLARTPGLGSLLVRGFNAFSEGAVRSCVTRCPMPADVARSYCAPYDSWSNRRAVHRFVQDIPLNEQHPSWVAVSKTAQGLHRLQSKPMMIGWGARDFVFDDHFLAEWRVRFPQAHVRYFPDCGHYILEDAQEELIPLISDFVRGKEIS; this is encoded by the coding sequence GTGCCAGCACCCTTTGCCGACAGTCAGTTTGCCACCATCAGTGGTCATCGGATGCACTACCGGGATGCCGGTGCAGGGCGACCGGTCATCATGCTCCATGGAAACCCGAACTGGAGTTATTACTTTCGAAACCTGATTGATTCGCTCAAAGCCACACATCGTTGCCTTGTCCCCGATCACATTGGCTGTGGACTCTCCGATAAGCCGGCCGATCGTGACTATCCTTATCGGCTCGAACGTCGCATTTCGGACATCACGGAATGGATCGATGGGCTGCAATTGACGGAACCGGTAACACTGATCGTGCACGACTGGGGTGGCATGATTGGCTGCGGATGGGCCGTCGAGCATGTGGAACAGGTTGAGCGACTGGTGATTCTGAATACCGGTGCGTTCCCCCTTCCAAAGCAGAAGCCTGTCCCGTGGCAATTGCGACTGGCCCGCACGCCGGGACTGGGGTCACTTCTGGTTCGCGGATTCAACGCTTTCAGTGAAGGGGCTGTCCGCAGTTGTGTGACTCGTTGCCCCATGCCAGCCGATGTCGCTCGCAGTTATTGTGCCCCGTATGACTCGTGGTCCAATCGCCGGGCAGTCCATCGGTTTGTGCAGGATATTCCTTTGAATGAGCAGCATCCCAGTTGGGTCGCTGTCTCGAAGACCGCCCAGGGACTGCACCGCCTGCAATCCAAACCGATGATGATTGGTTGGGGTGCCAGGGATTTTGTGTTTGATGACCATTTTCTGGCGGAATGGCGAGTGCGATTTCCGCAGGCCCACGTCCGTTATTTTCCGGATTGCGGCCACTACATCCTTGAAGATGCTCAAGAAGAGCTGATTCCACTGATCTCCGATTTTGTACGTGGAAAAGAAATCAGCTAA
- a CDS encoding TrkH family potassium uptake protein, which produces MSKPSLSFQFDDSTSLHPRLNRALILLEWLSGLVALLLVLCDQGFVRQEESLPGHELTNSNWWLLGLTAACLAIPVVTLPLRYWWSRARSTFVRSHLLLVAITAIWLIGAIAFSIPTATMQVLQGEIAGVSGPGQGVIFWTELFGLLRGISALIRLIRWSTEAGLSPALVFAASFILLIFSGTALLMLPRCRPEGLPPATWLEALFTATSACCVTGLNVVDPGTYWSRTGQCVILGLIQAGGLGIMSFGAFIALVVTRNIAAREAATFRDLLESERLGDVSGLIKDIIAFTLVIELVGAVAISGLWSHLPLGEQIFYSVFHSVSAFCNAGFCLHAEGLIGQELRPEVWGGIALLIILGGIGFGPLHNLREIASHQFLKIFMPHKIPAATGRMRVSLTTRIVFRVTIALLIVGALVLFLTELGRPVAGQTIWQQIANAWFHSVTLRTAGFNTMDHGQLTPASKLIGIVLMFIGASPGSTGGGIKTTCFAVAILTLRSVLKQKSHIEAGGRTIPQEQILRGLSIVALSLTAIIGCTLVLVIVEEKPALFLDHFYEATSAFATVGVSTGITPSLKPLSQLALIVTMFIGRIGAVTLVVALAGSASQAVYRYPDERISLG; this is translated from the coding sequence ATGAGCAAACCTTCTCTCTCATTTCAGTTTGACGATAGTACGTCGCTTCATCCGCGCCTCAATCGGGCTTTGATCCTGCTTGAGTGGCTGAGTGGTTTGGTGGCCTTGCTGCTGGTGTTGTGCGATCAGGGGTTTGTGCGGCAGGAGGAAAGCCTACCCGGGCATGAATTGACCAATTCTAACTGGTGGCTCCTGGGACTGACTGCAGCTTGTCTGGCGATTCCTGTGGTAACTTTGCCACTTCGCTATTGGTGGAGCCGGGCTAGATCAACCTTTGTTCGCTCACACTTACTGCTGGTTGCAATTACGGCCATTTGGTTGATTGGTGCCATCGCCTTTTCCATCCCGACAGCGACGATGCAAGTTTTGCAGGGAGAGATCGCCGGAGTTTCAGGCCCAGGTCAGGGGGTGATCTTCTGGACAGAGTTGTTTGGTTTGCTAAGAGGCATTTCAGCGCTCATTCGACTAATTCGCTGGTCAACGGAAGCGGGATTGAGTCCGGCTCTGGTGTTTGCTGCCAGTTTTATCTTGCTGATTTTCAGTGGGACAGCGCTGCTGATGCTGCCACGCTGTCGACCCGAAGGCTTGCCACCTGCCACGTGGCTGGAAGCCTTGTTTACCGCCACCAGTGCCTGCTGTGTGACCGGGCTGAACGTCGTTGATCCGGGAACATATTGGAGCCGGACGGGACAGTGTGTCATTCTGGGGCTGATTCAGGCCGGTGGGCTGGGAATTATGTCGTTTGGAGCATTTATCGCGCTGGTTGTGACTCGCAACATTGCTGCCAGAGAAGCGGCCACTTTCCGCGATCTGCTGGAATCTGAGCGACTGGGTGATGTTTCGGGGCTGATTAAAGACATTATTGCCTTTACGTTGGTCATCGAACTCGTGGGAGCGGTTGCGATTTCTGGATTGTGGAGCCATTTGCCTCTGGGCGAACAGATTTTCTACAGCGTGTTTCATTCGGTCAGTGCATTTTGCAATGCTGGCTTTTGTCTGCATGCCGAGGGCCTGATCGGGCAAGAACTGCGACCGGAAGTCTGGGGCGGAATTGCCCTGCTCATCATTTTGGGGGGGATCGGCTTCGGGCCACTCCACAATTTGCGAGAGATCGCCAGCCATCAATTTCTGAAGATTTTCATGCCTCATAAAATCCCGGCTGCGACAGGTCGCATGCGGGTTTCCTTGACGACCAGGATTGTCTTTCGAGTGACGATCGCACTTCTGATAGTTGGAGCTCTTGTGCTGTTTCTTACGGAGTTGGGGCGTCCGGTGGCAGGACAAACGATCTGGCAACAGATCGCGAATGCCTGGTTCCACTCGGTCACGTTACGCACAGCGGGCTTCAACACGATGGATCATGGCCAGTTAACACCTGCGAGCAAACTGATCGGCATCGTGCTGATGTTTATCGGTGCATCCCCAGGATCGACCGGTGGGGGGATCAAAACGACATGTTTTGCTGTGGCGATCCTGACATTGAGGTCAGTCCTCAAGCAGAAGAGTCATATTGAAGCGGGCGGCCGCACGATCCCTCAGGAACAGATTCTGCGTGGCTTGTCGATTGTGGCCTTATCGTTGACCGCGATTATTGGTTGTACGTTGGTTCTGGTGATCGTGGAGGAAAAGCCTGCGCTGTTTCTCGATCACTTTTATGAGGCCACAAGTGCCTTCGCGACCGTCGGTGTTTCCACGGGGATTACGCCGAGTCTGAAGCCCCTTTCGCAACTGGCATTGATTGTCACGATGTTTATTGGCCGGATTGGAGCTGTCACGTTAGTCGTGGCTCTGGCGGGTTCAGCGAGCCAGGCGGTGTATCGTTACCCGGATGAGCGTATTTCGTTGGGCTGA
- a CDS encoding sialate O-acetylesterase yields MALQQGVPLKVWGWADEGEDVTVTIGSNTATTKATGGSWKVELPAIEKFGPTTFKVAGKNTIEPKNVIVADVWVCSGQSNMEWTVSRSMNPKEEIAAAKYPGIRVFMVPKVAANQPQKDINAKWIEVSPETISNVTAVGYYFGRDLHQKLDRPVGLINDAWGGTLCEAWTSAEALAADADYGDILKRGEAANNDEKQKNGPNRPSVLYNGMIAPIVPFSIKGAIWYQGESNAGRAEQYRKLLPTMIADWRKQWGQGDFPFYVVQLANYLAKTPEPVESAWAELREAQWLTGKNVPNSGTAIIIDIGEEKDIHPQNKQDVGKRLALLALKNTYGKDVPSQGPVYKSMTVEGNKIRLAFDHVHGGLKVAGDELRSFAVCGEDKKWAWAKASIDGDTVVLVVPDSITKPVAVRYAWANNPDATLFNAAGLPAVPFRTDDFPGATTGKK; encoded by the coding sequence ATGGCCCTTCAACAGGGCGTACCTCTTAAGGTCTGGGGTTGGGCCGACGAAGGCGAAGATGTCACCGTCACGATTGGTTCGAACACCGCCACCACAAAAGCGACCGGTGGTTCATGGAAAGTGGAACTGCCAGCGATCGAAAAGTTTGGCCCGACCACTTTCAAAGTCGCCGGCAAAAACACCATTGAACCCAAAAACGTGATTGTCGCCGATGTCTGGGTCTGCTCGGGTCAGTCGAATATGGAGTGGACGGTCTCGCGCTCGATGAACCCCAAAGAAGAAATCGCAGCGGCCAAGTATCCTGGAATTCGTGTATTTATGGTGCCGAAGGTGGCTGCCAATCAACCACAAAAAGATATCAACGCCAAGTGGATCGAAGTCAGCCCCGAGACTATTAGCAACGTGACAGCTGTCGGTTATTACTTCGGCCGCGACCTTCATCAGAAACTTGATCGACCTGTGGGGTTGATTAACGATGCCTGGGGCGGAACGCTGTGCGAAGCCTGGACCAGCGCTGAAGCCCTGGCTGCCGATGCCGACTATGGAGATATCCTCAAGCGGGGTGAAGCTGCCAACAACGATGAAAAGCAGAAAAACGGCCCCAACCGCCCTTCAGTTCTCTACAACGGCATGATTGCACCGATCGTTCCCTTTTCGATCAAGGGAGCGATCTGGTATCAGGGTGAATCGAACGCCGGCCGTGCCGAACAGTATCGCAAACTGCTCCCCACCATGATTGCTGACTGGCGGAAGCAATGGGGACAAGGTGATTTCCCCTTCTATGTCGTCCAACTTGCCAATTATCTCGCCAAGACCCCAGAACCTGTTGAAAGTGCCTGGGCTGAACTTCGCGAAGCTCAGTGGCTGACTGGCAAAAATGTTCCCAACTCGGGCACAGCCATCATCATCGATATTGGTGAAGAAAAGGATATTCACCCTCAAAACAAACAGGATGTCGGCAAGCGACTGGCACTATTGGCTCTGAAAAACACATATGGCAAAGATGTCCCTTCGCAGGGCCCGGTCTACAAATCGATGACCGTAGAAGGCAACAAAATCCGTCTGGCATTCGATCATGTCCATGGCGGGTTGAAAGTTGCTGGCGATGAACTCCGCAGCTTTGCCGTTTGCGGCGAAGACAAAAAGTGGGCTTGGGCCAAAGCGTCGATTGATGGCGATACCGTCGTGCTGGTCGTCCCTGACTCGATCACCAAGCCCGTCGCTGTCCGCTACGCCTGGGCCAATAATCCCGATGCGACACTCTTCAATGCGGCCGGCCTGCCAGCAGTTCCATTCCGCACCGATGACTTCCCCGGCGCCACCACCGGCAAGAAGTAG
- a CDS encoding DUF1598 domain-containing protein — translation MIPTTLRRSLANWGVRTMLALGALSSMSVAQAAIGDAVNAHLNAGEFGQATDLALTANSPEERTALLQQIAAAQAATGEFQPSRVTLSRINDRAARQAARRAAAGATHAGGGLQPDFRTLELIIMENTSATNWDEIDGGDGAITPFPTGVRVDGRGLLERQTQVTSTALKALRENVRTPAVNQELQQSSGLRLVSLKRLEQAVAQRLEDGLPVPESMSRFAGLTSIEYVFVYPEDNDIVVGGPAEGWAVDAAGRAIGTSSQQPVLSLDDFVTVLRAYSQGTADFGCSINTREAGVKALMEYAETSQQKGPLAPAAVKSWVNQLQKKLGRQDIVVWGIPADSHAARTLVEADYRMKLVGVDQLDLAKEVPSYFDLLPASLQKSGSMDALRWWLTLDCQSISHSPDRDTFQLSGTAVKCQSENQLLTADGKHLPTGLSEATNRQFAENFTTNYDTLAANDLVFGEAKNIFELAMAAAIITHEKLDQKVSWDYGVFAAGESYDPAHLPVPTEVDSVVNHRVYNGKNIVVQVAGGVRANAAQMVQDKDRQQVAPKLETVSQSAARPQLPEGRWWWDAAR, via the coding sequence ATGATTCCGACAACTCTCCGCCGCTCACTTGCCAATTGGGGCGTCCGTACCATGCTCGCTCTCGGGGCTCTGTCCTCGATGAGTGTTGCTCAGGCCGCTATCGGCGACGCAGTGAATGCTCATCTCAATGCGGGCGAATTTGGACAGGCGACAGATCTCGCACTGACAGCAAACTCACCTGAGGAACGCACAGCACTTCTGCAGCAAATTGCAGCCGCCCAGGCCGCTACGGGTGAATTCCAACCTTCCCGCGTCACACTCAGTCGCATCAATGATCGCGCCGCCCGGCAAGCTGCCCGTCGCGCTGCGGCTGGAGCTACCCATGCCGGTGGCGGGTTGCAGCCCGACTTCCGGACACTCGAACTCATCATCATGGAAAACACCAGTGCGACCAACTGGGATGAAATCGATGGTGGTGACGGTGCCATTACTCCATTCCCGACAGGTGTTCGTGTCGATGGTCGCGGCCTGCTGGAACGGCAGACACAAGTGACCAGCACCGCACTGAAGGCACTTCGCGAAAATGTTCGCACTCCGGCTGTCAATCAGGAACTTCAACAGTCCAGCGGCTTGCGTCTGGTTTCTTTGAAGCGACTCGAGCAGGCCGTTGCTCAGCGGCTTGAAGATGGGCTGCCAGTACCAGAATCGATGAGCCGATTTGCCGGCCTGACATCTATTGAATATGTCTTCGTCTATCCTGAAGACAACGATATTGTGGTGGGTGGCCCGGCGGAAGGCTGGGCCGTCGATGCTGCGGGACGAGCGATTGGAACATCCAGCCAGCAACCTGTCCTCAGCCTGGATGATTTCGTCACTGTGCTGCGGGCCTACTCCCAGGGAACCGCTGATTTCGGTTGCTCAATCAATACTCGTGAAGCCGGCGTGAAAGCTCTCATGGAGTATGCCGAAACTTCTCAGCAGAAAGGGCCGTTGGCTCCTGCTGCTGTGAAGAGCTGGGTCAATCAGCTTCAGAAAAAGCTGGGCCGCCAGGATATCGTGGTCTGGGGTATCCCAGCCGACAGCCATGCCGCCCGGACTCTGGTTGAAGCGGATTATCGCATGAAACTGGTCGGCGTCGATCAACTGGATCTCGCCAAGGAAGTCCCCAGCTACTTCGATCTGCTCCCCGCTTCGCTGCAGAAGAGTGGCTCGATGGATGCGCTCCGCTGGTGGCTGACACTCGATTGCCAGAGCATTTCGCATTCGCCAGATCGCGATACTTTCCAGCTTTCTGGAACTGCCGTGAAGTGCCAGTCGGAAAATCAGCTCCTTACAGCCGATGGTAAGCACCTGCCCACAGGTCTGTCAGAGGCCACAAACCGCCAGTTCGCCGAAAACTTCACCACCAATTACGACACACTGGCTGCCAACGATCTTGTCTTCGGTGAAGCGAAAAATATCTTCGAACTGGCCATGGCTGCAGCCATCATCACTCATGAAAAACTCGATCAGAAGGTTTCATGGGATTATGGTGTCTTTGCTGCCGGTGAAAGTTATGACCCTGCACACCTGCCAGTCCCCACAGAAGTCGATTCGGTGGTCAATCACCGCGTTTACAATGGTAAGAATATCGTTGTGCAGGTCGCTGGTGGTGTTCGCGCCAATGCCGCACAAATGGTACAGGATAAAGACCGGCAGCAGGTGGCACCAAAGCTGGAGACTGTTTCCCAATCAGCAGCCAGGCCACAACTGCCAGAAGGCCGCTGGTGGTGGGATGCTGCCCGCTAA